Proteins found in one Triticum urartu cultivar G1812 chromosome 4, Tu2.1, whole genome shotgun sequence genomic segment:
- the LOC125554368 gene encoding uncharacterized protein LOC125554368 codes for MTGRQMKLEAPVGYVGAAVLCAVRGCDHRACHEGPFRVVLIGLDMNEDDGDCVAHACVSSPVTPEWSKECSDSHFDGRSRACSDSRFDGWSKQCSGLYLLAGDPKIDALPPVLVDDALHFRLTDDDERVGILKYDLSSNCLSMIDVPLTRLAIVWPAILMALEDGSLGLAHLDGLTLYLWSRLIDSNGVASWTQHKVIDLNEVLPIQNPKKRISVIGSVEGHDIIFVNIDLGIYEINLKTLRWKKLWKREKFRSLIPYMSFYNRQERVRPCKTLTTYG; via the exons ATGACAGGCCGCCAGATGAAGCTGGAAGCGCCCGTCGGCTATGTTGGCGCTGCGGTGCTCTGCGCTGTGAGGGGATGTGACCACCGTGCGTGTCATGAGGGCCCCTTCCGGGTTGTCCTCATCGGCCTGGACATGAATGAGGATGATGGTGATTGTGTTGCACACGCGTGCGTGTCCTCGCCGGTGACGCCCGAGTGGAGCAAGGAGTGCTCTGATTCTCATTTTGATGGGAGGAGCAGGGCGTGCTCTGATTCTCGTTTTGATGGCTGGAGCAAGCAGTGCTCTGGTCTTTATCTTCTCGCAGGCGATCCAAAAATCGATGCACTGCCTCCTGTCCTCGTTGATGACGCACTTCACTTCAGGCTTACAGATGACGATGAGCGTGTAGGAATTCTCAAGTACGACTTGAGCTCTAATTGCTTATCAATGATTGATGTGCCGCTTACGAGGTTGGCCATTGTCTGGCCCGCTATCCTCATGGCATTGGAGGATGGCAGCTTGGGGTTAGCACACTTGGACGGGTTAACCCTCTATCTATGGTCAAGACTGATAGATTCCAACGGAGTTGCGTCATGGACTCAGCATAAAGTCATCGATCTAAATGAAGTTCTCCCCATTCAAAATCCCAAGAAAAGAATTAGTGTTATTGGATCTGTCGAGGGCCATGATATCATTTTCGTGAACATAGATCTTGGCATCTACGAGATTAATTTGAAGACATTACGGTGGAAGAAGCTATGGAAGAGAGAAAAATTCCGTTCTTTGATTCCATACATGAGCTTCTACAATCGACAAG AAAGGGTGAGGCCCTGCAAGACATTGACAACGTATGGTTGA
- the LOC125554367 gene encoding uncharacterized protein LOC125554367, protein MPPTTPVPSLPEELLEEVFLHLPPDEPEHLVRASLASKLWLGLLTGARFRGRYRDFHGAPPMLGFLYTLPFLCSSPPSTDPRPHFVSTTKFAARIPDDLRGHSEYDAQDCRHGRVLIRCKDLGHRMLFIWNPMTGCSTELRPSTEYMEAESHGAAVLCALTGCDHRACHEGPFRVVFVYLDQDEGEGVCVASAAVLLSDSDSSKRPNGKWCEPCSRLHLVDDAFIEARPPVLVQDALHFMLRHYEDYRRVGILKYDLGSNCLSLIDAPLEGPVIDDAATLMAMEDDSLGLAHVERLTLNLWSRQMASHGVASWTQRAIVDLGNLLPIQNPEEDLELLGSVEGSDTVFVTTDMGIYEINLKSLRWKKLWKTDKFCALIPYMSFYNR, encoded by the coding sequence ATGCCGCCGACGACCCCCGTTCCATCTCTGCCGGAAGAGCTTCTCGAGGAGGTCTTCCTCCACCTCCCGCCGGACGAGCCGGAGCACCTCGTGCGCGCCTCCCTCGCCAGCAAGCTCTGGCTCGGCCTCCTCACCGGCGCTCGCTTCCGCGGCCGCTACCGCGACTTCCATGGAGCTCCCCCCATGCTCGGCTTCCTATATACCCTGCCCTTCTTATGTTCCAGTCCGCCGTCGACAGACCCCCGCCCACACTTCGTCTCCACCACGAAATTCGCCGCACGCATTCCCGACGACCTCCGGGGGCACTCGGAGTACGATGCGCAGGACTGCCGCCATGGCCGCGTTCTCATCAGGTGTAAGGATCTGGGACACAGGATGCTCTTCATTTGGAACCCCATGACGGGCTGTTCCACGGAGCTGCGCCCGTCCACAGAATACATGGAGGCCGAAAGCCATGGGGCTGCGGTGCTCTGCGCCCTCACCGGCTGTGACCACCGCGCGTGTCACGAGGGCCCCTTCCGGGTCGTCTTTGTCTACCTGGACCAGGATGAGGGCGAGGGTGTTTGTGTTGCATCCGCAGCCGTGCTCTTGTCTGATTCTGATTCCAGCAAGCGGCCCAATGGCAAATGGTGTGAGCCGTGCTCTCGTCTTCATCTTGTGGACGATGCATTCATTGAGGCAAGACCCCCAGTCCTCGTCCAAGACGCACTTCACTTCATGCTTAGGCACTATGAGGATTATCGTCGTGTAGGAATTCTCAAGTATGACTTGGGCTCTAACTGCTTATCACTAATTGACGCGCCATTGGAGGGGCCTGTCATTGACGATGCCGCCACACTCATGGCGATGGAGGATGACAGCTTGGGACTTGCACATGTGGAAAGGTTAACCCTCAATCTGTGGTCAAGGCAGATGGCTTCTCACGGAGTTGCCTCATGGACTCAGCGTGCAATCGTCGATCTTGGGAACCTTCTCCCCATTCAAAATCCCGAGGAAGATCTTGAACTGCTTGGATCTGTGGAGGGCAGTGATACTGTGTTCGTGACCACGGACATGGGCATCTATGAGATTAATCTCAAGTCACTACGATGGAAGAAGCTGTGGAAGACAGACAAGTTCTGTGCTTTGATTCCGTACATGAGTTTCTACAACCGCTGA